In Bacteroidia bacterium, a genomic segment contains:
- a CDS encoding DUF5107 domain-containing protein, producing MKKYTTPLLLVLCLFFQVKLSAQNKARITEEIKSVITYPYDDPNPVPILGSNPKIYPYHKFDGYSHTGKPMDWKIVKLENDYIEVYVLPESGGKVYGAIEKSTGEEFIYMNDVMKFRNISMRGPWTSGGIEFNFGIIGHHPSTASPVDYKLVENEDGSVSCWVGTMDLPSRTQWRVEVRLPKDKAYFETKVLWYNPTPLHQSYYNWMTGAAAATQDLEFFCPGDTYLTHPGDPMSWPYDQEGRHIAEYKYNNYGPAKSYHVVGEYNNYFGGYFHNKEFGFGHSALYEEMPGQKLWLWALSRSGGIWEDLLTDTDGQYIEFQAGRLFDQYSPEGYNNPITQVPFNPGSADSWKELWFPVKKTGGISAVSEQAVMHVQRHAGEILVIVNALSNLKTDVQITLNGKEILQSSLTLTPMQVDTIRVKAGEGKLTVNMPQADIRYDADPNALIISRPFEGKPPVAQNTPSFYYFDGLQEMEFRNFDKAIAAFEKCISMDPWHIDAMTKLAEMYYRNAQYDKGLKIANQALSIDTYNPGANYIAGIIYRAKEDHVNALESLGWAARSPQYRAAAYSEMALVSLTTKDYPRVWVFAEKALAYDPLQINALWAKAVAARMTENRDAGKKAVETILRIDPLSHLAYSEKYLADPSNENYQALNNLHNEFPHETFLESAIQYANAGLYENARQLLIAGPTHTKNLLWISWLYMKDGVEQDIPLLNSTIGRDPAYVFPYRRESLPVMDWAFQIKAEWKTAYFLGLNYWALNQKDQAKMIFDALGNQPDYAPFYIARADLNGGSYEDTRQALKLDPSNWRYHHLMIQEEWEKDENLPALAIAQTATAKFPDNYTLGFDLAKALLNIKDYPAAIRQLEGLNILPFEGASEGRSIYEQALLFGAVSAIQSKNYKQADIYLKKALEWPENLGVGKPYDTDDRIQYYLLGISAQKRNQKKAAESWFKQAGPELPEGKGWKAELMEQVREL from the coding sequence ATGAAAAAATACACAACTCCTTTATTGCTGGTTTTATGCCTGTTTTTCCAGGTGAAGCTATCCGCCCAAAACAAAGCGCGAATTACGGAAGAGATAAAGTCGGTCATCACATATCCTTACGATGACCCCAACCCTGTGCCTATTCTTGGCAGCAACCCAAAGATTTACCCCTATCATAAATTTGACGGCTACAGCCATACAGGCAAACCGATGGACTGGAAGATCGTCAAACTGGAAAATGACTATATCGAAGTGTATGTTCTGCCTGAAAGCGGGGGCAAAGTGTACGGTGCAATCGAAAAAAGCACCGGGGAAGAATTTATCTACATGAATGATGTGATGAAGTTCCGGAATATTTCCATGCGAGGGCCATGGACTTCAGGCGGTATTGAGTTTAACTTTGGGATCATTGGCCATCACCCGTCGACTGCTTCTCCGGTAGATTATAAGCTGGTAGAAAATGAAGATGGAAGCGTGAGTTGCTGGGTAGGAACCATGGATCTGCCCTCCCGTACCCAATGGCGGGTGGAAGTTCGGCTACCCAAAGACAAAGCTTACTTCGAGACAAAAGTACTATGGTACAATCCTACCCCACTCCATCAGTCCTATTACAACTGGATGACAGGCGCTGCAGCAGCCACTCAGGATTTGGAATTTTTCTGTCCGGGAGATACGTACCTGACACATCCCGGAGATCCCATGTCCTGGCCCTATGACCAGGAGGGGAGGCATATTGCCGAGTACAAATACAACAATTATGGTCCGGCCAAGTCTTATCACGTGGTAGGAGAATACAACAACTATTTTGGCGGTTATTTTCACAACAAGGAATTTGGCTTTGGGCATTCAGCGCTGTATGAAGAAATGCCCGGGCAAAAACTATGGTTATGGGCACTTTCCCGTTCCGGCGGAATCTGGGAAGATCTCTTGACCGATACAGATGGTCAATATATTGAATTTCAGGCGGGAAGGCTATTTGACCAATACTCTCCCGAAGGCTACAACAACCCCATTACCCAGGTTCCTTTTAATCCCGGCAGCGCTGACTCCTGGAAAGAATTGTGGTTTCCCGTAAAAAAGACAGGCGGTATCTCAGCAGTCTCCGAACAGGCTGTAATGCATGTACAACGCCACGCAGGCGAGATTCTGGTGATTGTCAACGCATTATCCAATCTGAAAACAGACGTACAAATCACCCTTAATGGGAAAGAAATTCTTCAAAGCAGCCTTACGCTCACCCCTATGCAGGTAGATACTATCAGGGTGAAAGCAGGGGAAGGGAAACTGACGGTAAATATGCCACAGGCAGACATTCGTTATGACGCCGATCCGAATGCGCTTATTATCAGCCGCCCCTTCGAAGGCAAGCCGCCGGTAGCACAAAATACCCCATCGTTTTACTATTTTGATGGCCTGCAGGAAATGGAGTTTCGCAACTTTGACAAAGCCATAGCTGCGTTTGAGAAATGCATTTCCATGGATCCATGGCATATTGACGCGATGACTAAGCTGGCCGAAATGTATTATCGAAATGCGCAGTACGACAAAGGCCTAAAAATAGCCAATCAGGCATTGAGCATCGATACGTATAATCCCGGCGCCAATTATATCGCAGGGATTATTTACCGCGCCAAAGAAGATCATGTCAACGCGCTGGAATCCCTGGGCTGGGCGGCAAGGTCCCCCCAATATCGTGCCGCTGCTTATTCAGAAATGGCACTGGTATCGCTCACAACCAAGGACTATCCACGTGTTTGGGTATTTGCAGAAAAGGCATTAGCCTATGACCCTTTGCAGATCAATGCGCTTTGGGCGAAAGCTGTGGCAGCGCGGATGACGGAAAATAGAGATGCGGGGAAAAAAGCAGTAGAAACGATTCTGCGGATAGATCCGCTTTCTCACCTGGCTTACTCAGAAAAATACCTGGCAGATCCGTCCAACGAAAACTATCAGGCGCTGAATAACCTTCATAATGAGTTTCCCCACGAAACATTTCTCGAATCGGCCATTCAATATGCCAACGCAGGGCTGTATGAAAATGCCAGGCAGTTGCTCATTGCCGGGCCTACCCATACCAAAAACCTGTTGTGGATCTCCTGGCTGTATATGAAAGACGGGGTTGAACAGGACATTCCCCTGCTCAACAGTACCATTGGCAGAGATCCTGCGTATGTTTTCCCTTACCGCCGTGAAAGTCTGCCTGTAATGGACTGGGCATTTCAAATCAAAGCAGAATGGAAAACCGCGTATTTCCTGGGCTTAAACTACTGGGCGCTGAACCAAAAAGACCAGGCGAAGATGATTTTTGACGCATTGGGTAATCAGCCTGACTATGCACCCTTCTATATAGCACGGGCCGATTTGAATGGAGGTAGTTATGAAGATACGCGCCAGGCACTCAAACTTGATCCATCAAACTGGCGCTATCACCACCTGATGATTCAGGAGGAGTGGGAAAAAGATGAAAATCTGCCTGCGCTTGCTATTGCTCAAACAGCAACAGCAAAGTTTCCGGACAATTACACCCTTGGTTTTGACCTTGCCAAAGCCCTTCTGAACATCAAAGACTACCCGGCAGCAATCCGCCAGTTAGAAGGGTTGAATATTTTGCCATTTGAAGGCGCCTCGGAGGGTCGAAGCATTTATGAACAGGCCCTGTTGTTTGGGGCAGTGTCAGCTATTCAAAGTAAAAACTACAAACAAGCAGATATATACCTCAAAAAAGCACTGGAATGGCCGGAAAATCTGGGTGTAGGCAAACCCTATGACACAGATGATCGCATTCAATATTACCTTTTAGGTATATCTGCGCAGAAGCGAAACCAGAAAAAAGCCGCAGAATCCTGGTTCAAACAAGCAGGTCCGGAATTGCCCGAAGGCAAAGGATGGAAAGCAGAATTGATGGAGCAGGTCAGAGAATTATAG
- a CDS encoding OmpA family protein → MKYDSSRLFWVSYADLMTALFIIVLALFILSYKMFKMRADALVLTEEELRVRSLELDQQSQALEELQRRLSEEEMHASSLIQELNNERARLLVMEDEYKKLQEIQKSIEKLDPRYFVYQPLYKRHVLRTQVQFPKGKSEIAETYKSTLVEAGKALKGLVDQLEPNDNIKYLLVIEGMASSDSYTRNYELSYERALSLFRLWENQGISFDPNRVEVMISGSGEGGVGRDRVDEIKNQRFLIQIIPKIGELKGISYDALPGNPTSPDL, encoded by the coding sequence ATGAAATACGATAGTTCAAGACTTTTCTGGGTAAGCTATGCCGACCTGATGACAGCTTTGTTTATCATCGTCCTGGCGCTATTTATCCTGAGTTACAAAATGTTTAAAATGCGGGCAGATGCGCTGGTGCTGACAGAGGAAGAACTTCGGGTGCGAAGCCTCGAACTGGACCAGCAGAGTCAGGCTTTGGAAGAGCTTCAACGGCGCCTGAGTGAAGAGGAGATGCATGCCAGCTCCCTGATTCAGGAATTAAACAACGAGCGCGCCCGGCTTCTGGTAATGGAAGATGAATACAAAAAACTTCAGGAAATCCAGAAATCGATTGAAAAACTGGATCCCCGGTATTTTGTATATCAACCCTTATACAAACGCCATGTGTTGCGGACACAGGTTCAGTTTCCCAAAGGTAAAAGTGAGATTGCGGAAACATACAAATCCACGCTGGTGGAGGCCGGAAAGGCCCTCAAAGGGCTGGTCGATCAATTGGAACCCAATGACAATATCAAGTATCTGCTCGTCATAGAAGGTATGGCTTCCAGTGATTCCTATACCCGCAACTACGAGTTGAGTTATGAGCGCGCTTTATCTCTCTTCCGTTTGTGGGAAAATCAGGGGATTTCCTTTGACCCCAACCGCGTGGAGGTGATGATCTCCGGAAGCGGTGAAGGTGGTGTAGGGCGTGACAGGGTAGATGAAATCAAAAACCAACGGTTTCTGATTCAGATTATTCCGAAAATCGGAGAGCTGAAGGGCATCTCATATGATGCCCTCCCGGGAAATCCAACGTCGCCTGATCTATAA
- a CDS encoding CHAT domain-containing protein, translating into MPTPKLQFAGFAPEHADDCPMPDNDSPNDCFGPERNTFPPLEKNAEEVNYVSKLLGGNAYSGPEVTETLFHKTSRYASILHFAMHGFLNDCDPLYSGLVFSEDDFSLDDGFLYTYEIYNLDLQADLAVLSACNSGYGELRKGEGIMSLARAFRFAGCANVLMSLWLAEDAATENIMKTFYQCLDIGDGKSDALRKAKLNYLSESAGNHPAFWAGFLMVGDNLPVKKKFPWIHILFAVLIAGFGLGILRKIRARF; encoded by the coding sequence ATGCCAACCCCAAAATTACAATTTGCCGGTTTTGCTCCCGAGCATGCCGACGATTGTCCCATGCCAGATAATGATTCTCCGAATGACTGTTTTGGACCTGAGAGAAATACTTTTCCCCCATTGGAGAAAAATGCAGAAGAAGTAAACTATGTTTCAAAACTTTTGGGCGGAAATGCCTATTCGGGACCCGAAGTTACAGAAACACTTTTTCATAAGACTTCCCGGTATGCTTCTATTCTGCACTTCGCGATGCATGGGTTTCTCAACGACTGTGATCCCTTGTACTCAGGTTTGGTTTTTTCGGAAGATGATTTTTCTCTTGACGACGGATTTCTCTACACCTACGAAATTTACAATCTCGACTTACAGGCAGATTTGGCGGTATTGAGTGCCTGCAACTCCGGATATGGAGAACTTCGGAAGGGGGAGGGAATTATGTCACTGGCCAGGGCATTTCGTTTTGCCGGATGTGCCAATGTGCTGATGAGCCTTTGGCTTGCAGAAGATGCTGCTACGGAAAACATCATGAAAACTTTTTATCAGTGTCTGGACATCGGCGATGGAAAGTCTGACGCACTGCGTAAGGCTAAGCTGAACTATCTGTCGGAATCTGCCGGGAATCACCCGGCTTTCTGGGCTGGATTTTTAATGGTAGGCGATAATCTTCCTGTGAAGAAAAAATTCCCATGGATACACATACTTTTTGCCGTCCTCATTGCCGGATTCGGATTGGGAATATTAAGGAAAATCCGGGCCCGTTTCTAA
- a CDS encoding tetratricopeptide repeat protein has product MTFAGNVNILSVIYLGLFLAPICGFSFIPSDTVIAADHLSLANNYLRIEEFDSASVRFRKAIAYSHGVPSWSGTIGSHLGFSYCFYNLQELDSLEKYLLLTEKIILADKPDVVNLSVLYNLFGGLYHLKGDLEKWLENSQKGLALNGISRHMQFTFYQQAAEAYRTKGDFDQSVKYANYALNMPGLQTFVYPGEILDMKNTLAGAYYQLGEYASAIAVFEENLQLLNVMQPEQMAGFYIGTYNGLATAYIGSGKYPEALLQLQKAQNIHRFSSWSQEETWHNLGILYLEKKQLDSARHYLRLAVNKNLENKHFDFANVAREYRWLGNISDASDSAETALRYYQKAIGLLTETGFQSDWSINPSLENIKSETELLSVCWAKGRLLQKLAIASPSQHEQYLRAAFDTYAFCLALIDRMRKSYHDDSKKFWNEQIHPIFENAVLVAARLYKLTEREEYLNAAFRFAEKSKTAILAEAVRASLAKQAGGIPQYLLTGEKELKMNIAAYRRKIFVEEQLGKMGDIKKIQFWTRKIFEFERLYENLRNQMEVNYPEYFRLKYDTHVTDIASIRRSLRRDAQWVSYVLSDQEMIIFSITRNHAKVEVISLPENFNKKFTDYIYLLRNIRAVVDHGLEPDFFYDFANQSYQLFELALQPCRGEV; this is encoded by the coding sequence ATGACCTTTGCCGGGAATGTAAACATCCTTTCCGTTATTTATCTTGGACTTTTTCTTGCGCCTATTTGCGGTTTTTCTTTTATTCCTTCTGATACGGTTATAGCCGCAGATCACCTTTCGTTGGCAAATAATTACCTGCGGATTGAAGAGTTTGACTCCGCCTCAGTCCGCTTCCGGAAGGCGATTGCTTATTCCCATGGTGTCCCGTCCTGGTCAGGCACGATAGGCAGTCACCTGGGTTTTTCCTACTGTTTTTACAACCTGCAGGAACTGGACAGCCTGGAAAAATATCTTTTATTGACAGAAAAAATTATCCTGGCAGACAAACCCGATGTCGTCAATCTATCAGTACTTTATAATCTGTTTGGCGGTTTGTATCACTTAAAAGGGGATCTTGAAAAGTGGTTGGAAAACTCTCAAAAAGGGTTGGCATTGAATGGGATTTCCCGACATATGCAGTTTACCTTTTACCAGCAGGCAGCAGAAGCCTATCGTACAAAGGGCGATTTTGACCAGTCTGTGAAATATGCCAACTATGCGCTGAATATGCCTGGTTTGCAGACTTTCGTGTACCCGGGTGAAATACTGGATATGAAAAATACGCTTGCAGGAGCATATTATCAGCTTGGTGAGTACGCATCGGCGATTGCTGTATTTGAAGAAAATCTCCAGTTACTCAATGTCATGCAACCTGAGCAGATGGCAGGATTTTATATTGGAACTTACAATGGTTTAGCAACAGCTTATATCGGATCAGGAAAATATCCCGAAGCTTTGCTGCAACTGCAAAAAGCTCAAAATATTCATCGCTTCAGTTCCTGGAGTCAGGAGGAAACCTGGCATAATCTGGGTATTCTCTATTTGGAAAAAAAACAGTTGGATTCTGCCCGTCATTATCTGCGCCTTGCGGTAAATAAGAATCTGGAAAATAAGCACTTTGATTTTGCAAATGTGGCCAGGGAATATCGTTGGCTAGGGAATATTTCCGATGCTTCCGACAGCGCGGAAACGGCCTTGCGCTACTATCAAAAGGCAATTGGTTTGCTGACCGAAACGGGATTTCAGTCAGACTGGAGTATAAATCCTTCATTGGAAAATATTAAATCGGAGACCGAACTACTCTCTGTTTGCTGGGCCAAAGGGAGGTTGCTTCAAAAATTAGCCATTGCTTCACCCTCACAACATGAACAATACCTCCGCGCAGCGTTTGATACGTATGCATTCTGTCTGGCGCTCATTGACCGTATGAGAAAAAGTTATCATGACGATTCAAAAAAATTTTGGAATGAGCAGATTCACCCCATATTTGAAAATGCTGTTCTGGTAGCAGCCAGGCTGTATAAGCTTACAGAAAGGGAAGAATACCTGAATGCGGCTTTCCGATTTGCCGAAAAAAGCAAAACCGCTATTCTTGCAGAGGCTGTGCGAGCCTCCTTGGCAAAGCAGGCTGGCGGGATTCCTCAATACCTGCTTACAGGTGAAAAGGAACTGAAAATGAATATTGCCGCCTACCGCAGAAAGATTTTCGTGGAAGAGCAGTTAGGCAAAATGGGAGACATAAAGAAAATCCAATTCTGGACCCGGAAAATTTTTGAATTTGAACGACTTTATGAAAACCTCCGCAATCAAATGGAGGTAAATTATCCGGAGTATTTCCGCCTGAAATATGATACCCATGTGACAGACATTGCGTCGATTCGCCGGTCTCTGAGGCGCGACGCCCAATGGGTGTCCTATGTCCTCTCCGATCAGGAAATGATCATTTTTAGTATTACCCGCAATCACGCAAAGGTAGAAGTGATTTCCCTGCCGGAAAATTTTAATAAAAAATTTACAGATTACATCTACCTGCTGCGAAACATCCGGGCGGTGGTGGACCACGGCCTTGAGCCTGATTTTTTTTATGATTTTGCCAATCAGTCTTATCAATTATTTGAACTGGCCCTACAGCCTTGCAGGGGAGAAGTCTGA
- a CDS encoding DUF5916 domain-containing protein, which yields MIRFSQICLFLMILANTFHVFCQDNRKNYRLPIFHTNDIIKVDGLLDEPVWNQAVHAEDFHRVLPIDTGFASHKTTVMVTYTDVNFYMAIICWDTLPGKRPVESLKRDFVFGKNENFLAFIDTYNDKTNGFSFGLSAAGAQWDGIQSNGGGVSLDWDCKWKSAVQNYPDRWVAEFEIPFRSIRYREGVTEWGINFSRLALKGNEKSSWAPVPRQFPTANLAFTGTLVWDTPPPKLGPRFSVIPYVSGRGSQNVEKGEAINPGGDVGMDAKVTVSTSMNLDLTINPDFSQVEVDQQVTNLDRFELFFPERRQFFLENSDLFASLGTENIRPFFSRRIGLQSPVNAGARLSGKLGDNWRVGLMNMQTGATSDIPSTNFSVAALQRKLFTRSNVGVFMVNKEITGNPTDSTYKGNPYNRVAGFDLNLANASNRWTGKVFYHQAFYPEAGKDAFAFAGNVTYNTQTLLASWNQAWVGADYLAETGFVRRKGYFRINPEARYKFFPANSSIANHGPGGSLEMYFDPQGKTSDRITSASYSVNWLNLRSITAEVRENYVRLLAPFDPTNTGGDTLARSSDYHWNEALFTYLSDSRKLLNYEISARYGGFFNGERISLGGKLTYRVQPYGNLSMIASWNRIILPQPFTTTTLILVGPRLDITFTNKLFLTTFVQYNNQINNINVNVRFQWRFAPVSDLFIVFTDNAYPDDFRNKNRALVLKLSYWLN from the coding sequence ATGATCCGTTTCTCTCAGATTTGCCTTTTTTTAATGATTCTGGCTAATACTTTCCACGTTTTTTGCCAGGATAACAGAAAAAACTACCGGCTGCCTATTTTCCACACCAATGACATCATTAAGGTTGATGGCTTATTGGATGAGCCTGTATGGAATCAGGCCGTACATGCCGAAGATTTCCACCGGGTACTGCCTATTGACACCGGCTTTGCAAGCCACAAGACAACGGTGATGGTTACCTATACAGATGTCAATTTTTATATGGCTATTATATGCTGGGATACGCTCCCCGGAAAAAGACCGGTAGAGTCACTCAAGCGAGACTTTGTATTTGGGAAAAATGAAAATTTTCTTGCTTTTATCGACACCTACAACGATAAGACCAACGGATTCTCCTTTGGCCTTTCGGCTGCCGGCGCCCAATGGGATGGCATTCAGTCCAATGGCGGCGGCGTATCGCTCGACTGGGATTGCAAGTGGAAATCTGCCGTACAAAACTACCCTGACCGCTGGGTTGCCGAGTTTGAAATTCCCTTCCGAAGCATCCGCTATCGCGAGGGTGTGACCGAGTGGGGAATCAACTTCAGCCGCCTTGCCTTAAAAGGCAATGAAAAATCCAGTTGGGCGCCTGTACCCCGGCAATTTCCCACTGCAAATCTCGCATTTACAGGTACGCTGGTCTGGGACACGCCTCCGCCAAAGTTAGGGCCACGATTTTCAGTTATTCCTTATGTTTCCGGTCGTGGGTCTCAAAATGTAGAAAAAGGCGAAGCCATCAACCCGGGCGGAGACGTGGGAATGGATGCGAAAGTCACCGTATCGACATCGATGAATCTCGACCTCACCATCAACCCCGATTTTTCACAGGTGGAAGTGGATCAACAGGTGACCAACCTCGACCGCTTTGAGCTGTTTTTCCCTGAAAGGAGGCAGTTTTTTCTGGAAAACAGCGATCTGTTTGCCAGTCTGGGAACAGAAAATATCCGCCCATTTTTTTCGAGAAGAATTGGCCTTCAAAGCCCGGTGAATGCAGGTGCGCGGCTTAGCGGAAAATTGGGCGACAACTGGCGGGTGGGATTGATGAATATGCAAACCGGAGCAACATCAGATATACCTTCCACCAACTTCAGCGTGGCGGCACTTCAGCGGAAACTTTTTACCCGCTCAAATGTCGGCGTTTTTATGGTCAATAAAGAGATCACAGGTAATCCCACGGACTCAACCTATAAAGGAAATCCCTACAACCGGGTAGCCGGTTTTGACCTCAACCTGGCGAATGCCAGTAACCGTTGGACCGGCAAGGTCTTTTACCATCAGGCTTTTTACCCGGAAGCGGGAAAAGACGCTTTTGCTTTTGCCGGAAATGTCACCTACAACACCCAAACGCTGCTGGCCTCCTGGAATCAGGCTTGGGTAGGGGCCGATTACCTCGCCGAAACCGGCTTTGTCAGACGAAAGGGATATTTCCGGATCAATCCTGAAGCCAGATACAAGTTTTTTCCGGCCAACTCTTCCATCGCAAACCACGGCCCGGGCGGAAGTCTGGAAATGTATTTTGATCCGCAGGGAAAAACTTCGGACAGGATCACCAGCGCCAGCTATAGCGTAAACTGGCTGAATCTGCGAAGTATCACTGCCGAAGTAAGAGAAAACTACGTGCGGCTCCTCGCCCCTTTTGATCCCACCAATACCGGCGGCGATACCCTTGCCAGAAGCTCAGACTACCACTGGAATGAAGCGTTATTTACCTACTTATCGGACAGCAGAAAACTCCTCAACTACGAAATCTCTGCACGATATGGCGGTTTTTTCAACGGAGAGCGGATCAGTCTTGGCGGAAAACTCACCTACCGGGTGCAACCTTATGGAAACCTGTCTATGATCGCTTCATGGAACAGGATCATTCTGCCCCAGCCATTTACCACTACTACCCTTATACTGGTAGGCCCCAGACTGGATATCACCTTCACCAATAAGCTGTTTTTGACCACATTTGTGCAATACAACAACCAGATCAACAATATCAATGTCAATGTTCGCTTTCAGTGGCGCTTTGCCCCCGTTTCAGACTTGTTTATTGTATTCACAGACAATGCTTATCCCGATGATTTTCGGAACAAAAACCGGGCGTTGGTACTTAAATTGTCTTACTGGCTGAACTGA
- a CDS encoding ATP-binding protein, with protein sequence MTVRIKYAIYITLLHLVILGMALKLFDTARPWIFAVEIGLIISIVIGAYLYRSFVKPLNLIRQGIEAIRSEDFQNALAPSHSPDTQRLIEVYNDMMSRIRLERKDIQTQHFFLEKLIDASPSGILILDYDGLLTYINPAACKLLNITENLVGQPLDQIRHPLIGKVADIKDGHSVVISLNGVAQYKCQAAHFIHRGFARKFLLLEELTRELLESEKKAYGKVIRMMAHEVNNSIGPINSILHSVLEMQNESVTLTEREQIVNVLKIAIERNDNLNRFMQNFARVVRLPAIQPEIYPMDELLKNVVALLQPQALAVGIHIHLRLRSEPLPVAIDRALMEQAILNIVKNAIESIGENGEINIITRQNPPGLVIEDNGPGISAEQARQLFTPFYSSKPRGQGIGLTLVREILSQHEIIFSLKTHKDGWTRFEMVWKNRV encoded by the coding sequence ATGACAGTCAGGATTAAATATGCGATATATATAACCCTGCTTCACCTTGTGATCCTCGGTATGGCGTTAAAGCTGTTTGATACAGCCCGACCGTGGATTTTTGCAGTCGAAATCGGCCTGATTATTTCGATTGTGATTGGTGCTTACCTCTACCGCAGTTTTGTGAAACCGCTGAATCTCATACGGCAGGGGATTGAGGCGATTCGGTCCGAAGATTTTCAAAATGCGCTGGCACCCAGCCATTCGCCGGATACACAACGCCTGATCGAAGTGTACAATGACATGATGTCCCGTATCAGGCTGGAACGAAAAGATATTCAGACGCAGCATTTTTTTCTTGAGAAACTGATTGATGCTTCCCCATCAGGGATTCTGATTCTGGATTACGACGGACTTCTCACCTATATCAATCCTGCGGCCTGTAAACTGCTGAATATAACCGAAAACCTGGTCGGGCAACCGCTTGATCAGATTCGGCATCCGCTCATAGGGAAGGTTGCAGATATAAAAGATGGACATTCTGTTGTGATTTCACTCAATGGAGTTGCTCAATATAAATGCCAGGCGGCGCATTTTATCCACCGGGGGTTTGCGCGTAAATTTCTCCTGCTGGAAGAACTAACCCGTGAGCTGCTTGAAAGTGAGAAAAAAGCTTATGGCAAAGTCATTCGCATGATGGCTCATGAGGTCAACAATTCTATCGGTCCGATCAACTCGATTTTACACTCTGTGCTGGAAATGCAAAATGAATCTGTAACTCTCACGGAGAGGGAGCAGATTGTCAATGTGCTGAAAATCGCGATTGAGCGAAATGACAATCTCAACAGGTTTATGCAAAACTTTGCCCGAGTGGTGCGATTGCCCGCAATTCAACCCGAAATATACCCTATGGATGAATTGCTGAAAAATGTGGTGGCATTACTTCAGCCGCAGGCATTAGCGGTAGGCATTCATATTCATCTGCGTCTCCGGTCCGAACCCCTGCCTGTAGCTATCGACCGGGCATTGATGGAGCAGGCGATTTTAAATATTGTGAAAAATGCCATAGAGTCTATCGGCGAAAATGGCGAGATTAATATAATTACCCGCCAGAACCCCCCGGGGCTGGTCATCGAAGACAACGGTCCGGGTATAAGCGCCGAACAGGCGCGACAATTGTTTACCCCTTTTTACAGCAGCAAACCCCGCGGACAAGGCATTGGACTTACCCTGGTGCGGGAAATCCTTTCCCAACACGAGATAATATTCTCCCTCAAAACCCATAAAGACGGCTGGACACGGTTTGAAATGGTGTGGAAAAATCGTGTTTAA